The Thermosulfurimonas sp. F29 genome includes a window with the following:
- the rimM gene encoding ribosome maturation factor RimM (Essential for efficient processing of 16S rRNA): protein MSVGRITRPHGLKGELRVQSFLSDRSLLKDIPVFYLGREESAESLRPTGVREAPGGRDLLFRFEGVEDLEAAEELRGRVLYAELADFPEPEEGEYYYFQLEGLLVKDEKGERLGRVKGVMPVGPYDLLEVETENRKTFYLPMVEGIVLEINLSEGYILVNPTPGLIESQL, encoded by the coding sequence GTGTCGGTGGGCCGGATCACCCGCCCCCATGGTCTAAAAGGGGAACTTCGCGTTCAATCCTTCCTCTCCGATCGAAGTTTATTGAAAGATATTCCTGTCTTCTATCTCGGTCGGGAGGAGTCCGCAGAAAGTCTTCGCCCCACAGGTGTTCGTGAGGCTCCCGGAGGTCGGGATCTTCTATTCCGCTTTGAAGGCGTCGAAGACCTCGAGGCGGCTGAAGAATTGCGAGGGCGAGTCCTTTACGCCGAACTCGCGGACTTCCCCGAGCCGGAGGAAGGAGAGTATTACTATTTCCAGCTAGAGGGCCTTCTGGTCAAGGACGAAAAGGGGGAGAGGCTCGGACGGGTGAAAGGGGTTATGCCGGTGGGCCCTTACGATCTCTTGGAGGTCGAAACCGAGAACCGGAAAACCTTTTACCTTCCCATGGTGGAGGGAATAGTGCTTGAGATCAATCTTTCCGAGGGTTACATCCTCGTTAATCCAACTCCCGGTCTTATTGAAAGCCAGCTCTGA
- a CDS encoding KH domain-containing protein has translation MGKLKELVEQMAKALVDNPEAVQVNEIEGEQTSVIELRVAKEDLGKVIGKQGRTARAMRTILSAASTKLRKRAVLEIIE, from the coding sequence ATGGGTAAGCTCAAAGAACTGGTGGAGCAGATGGCCAAGGCTTTGGTGGACAATCCGGAGGCGGTGCAGGTGAACGAGATAGAGGGTGAGCAGACTTCGGTTATAGAGCTCCGCGTGGCCAAGGAGGATCTGGGTAAGGTCATCGGGAAACAGGGTCGCACGGCCCGGGCCATGCGGACCATTCTCTCCGCGGCTTCCACCAAATTGCGCAAGAGGGCGGTTCTGGAAATTATTGAATAG
- a CDS encoding calcium/sodium antiporter — MSVVLDLFFTLVGLAVLVAGGEGMVRGAAGLSRRLGISPTVIGLTVVAFGTSAPELAVNVAAALRAGEISFGNIVGSNLANIGLGIGLAACLRPLSIRSVVVDREIPMMLLATAAAFVAALDPYLSGSPPLYGRTEGVLLLLFFGVFIYYNLFEVLRNRTEVLASAEEVPGGALSVPLALLLFGAGVGGLVGGAEITVRYAVRLAFALGLPKSFIGFTLIALGTSLPEIATSLVAVRRGETDLLIGNIVGSNIFNLLFILGITASIRPVPVPRQGFSDLLMVTVLSVVLFLISLRGTIRRREGVFFLALYLLYLTFKTFTLP; from the coding sequence ATGTCCGTGGTGCTAGATCTTTTCTTTACCCTGGTGGGGCTTGCGGTGTTGGTGGCCGGTGGAGAGGGGATGGTGCGCGGGGCGGCCGGTCTCTCCCGAAGGCTCGGGATCTCCCCCACGGTGATCGGGCTCACCGTGGTGGCCTTCGGGACCAGCGCTCCGGAGCTGGCCGTGAATGTGGCCGCGGCCCTCCGGGCCGGAGAGATCTCCTTCGGAAACATCGTGGGCTCCAACCTGGCCAACATCGGGCTGGGGATAGGACTGGCCGCCTGCCTCCGTCCCCTCTCCATCCGGAGTGTGGTGGTGGACCGGGAGATTCCTATGATGCTGCTCGCCACCGCCGCGGCCTTCGTGGCCGCCTTGGATCCCTATCTCTCCGGCTCTCCACCTCTTTACGGCCGTACGGAGGGGGTCCTGCTCCTCCTCTTCTTCGGGGTCTTCATCTACTACAACCTGTTCGAGGTGTTGCGGAATAGAACCGAGGTCCTCGCCTCCGCCGAGGAGGTCCCCGGCGGGGCCCTTTCCGTTCCTCTGGCCCTTCTCCTCTTCGGAGCGGGCGTGGGGGGACTGGTGGGCGGAGCGGAGATAACCGTGCGCTACGCCGTAAGGCTGGCCTTCGCCCTGGGACTCCCCAAGTCCTTCATCGGATTTACCCTTATCGCCCTGGGAACCAGCCTTCCCGAGATTGCCACCTCCCTAGTGGCGGTTCGCCGGGGGGAAACGGATCTCCTCATCGGAAACATCGTGGGCTCCAACATCTTTAACCTTCTTTTCATCCTGGGCATTACGGCCAGTATCCGGCCGGTCCCGGTGCCTCGCCAGGGATTCTCCGACCTCCTGATGGTGACGGTGCTCTCGGTGGTGCTCTTTCTGATCTCCCTGCGGGGCACCATCCGACGGCGGGAAGGCGTCTTCTTCCTGGCCCTGTACCTTCTTTACCTCACCTTCAAAACCTTCACCCTCCCCTAG
- the ffh gene encoding signal recognition particle protein, whose translation MFDNLSDRLEGVFQKLRGKGKLTREDVERGLREVRLALLEADVNYRVVKNFIERVRERALGAEVLESLTPAQQLVKIVHEELIRTLGETPVPLDLGGPRPVPVLLVGLQGSGKTTTAAKLALFLRKKGHQPYLVPADVYRPAAIDQLKTLAESVGVPYYDTDPAEKPVEIARKALAEAKARGRDVVIIDTAGRLHVDEAMMAEAAAIKEAVQPREVLLVADAMTGQDAVNIARSFQEKVGITGVILTKVEGDARGGAALSIREVTGCPIKFLGTGEKLEALEIFYPDRLASRILGMGDVLTLIEKAQEAFDLKKTRELQEKLRRREFTLEDLREQIRQVRRLGSLQEVFGMLPGIGKKIKEMPFDEKELVKMEAIINSMTRQERLNPRIINASRKRRIARGSGTTVQDVNRLLKSYEEMRKLLRKARGPRGLERLAQRLLRAF comes from the coding sequence ATGTTCGACAATTTATCCGATCGCCTGGAAGGGGTTTTTCAGAAGCTCCGGGGCAAGGGCAAGCTCACCAGAGAGGATGTGGAGCGGGGCCTTCGCGAGGTGAGGCTGGCCCTGCTCGAGGCGGATGTCAACTACCGGGTGGTCAAGAACTTCATCGAGCGGGTGCGGGAGCGAGCCCTGGGGGCGGAGGTCCTGGAGAGTCTCACGCCGGCGCAACAGCTGGTAAAAATCGTCCACGAGGAACTCATCCGCACCCTGGGGGAGACCCCGGTTCCGCTGGATCTGGGGGGACCCAGGCCGGTGCCTGTACTCCTGGTGGGGCTCCAGGGTTCGGGTAAGACCACCACCGCGGCCAAGCTGGCCCTCTTCCTGCGCAAGAAGGGGCATCAACCCTATCTGGTACCGGCGGATGTATATCGACCGGCGGCCATCGACCAGCTCAAGACCCTGGCCGAAAGCGTTGGGGTACCCTATTACGACACCGATCCGGCGGAAAAACCGGTGGAGATCGCCCGGAAGGCCCTGGCGGAGGCCAAGGCCCGGGGGCGCGATGTGGTGATCATCGACACCGCCGGGCGTCTCCATGTGGACGAGGCCATGATGGCCGAGGCCGCGGCCATAAAGGAGGCCGTCCAGCCCCGGGAGGTCCTTCTGGTGGCCGACGCCATGACCGGTCAGGACGCGGTAAACATCGCCAGAAGTTTCCAGGAAAAGGTAGGGATCACCGGGGTGATCCTCACCAAGGTGGAGGGAGACGCCCGCGGGGGAGCGGCCCTTTCCATCCGGGAGGTCACGGGTTGCCCCATCAAGTTCCTGGGCACCGGCGAGAAGCTCGAGGCCCTGGAGATCTTTTATCCCGACCGGCTGGCCTCCCGGATCCTGGGCATGGGGGATGTCCTCACCCTCATCGAAAAGGCCCAGGAGGCCTTTGATCTCAAGAAAACCCGCGAGCTTCAGGAGAAACTCCGGCGTCGGGAGTTTACTCTGGAGGATCTCCGGGAGCAGATACGCCAGGTGCGCAGGCTGGGATCCCTGCAGGAGGTCTTCGGGATGCTTCCCGGAATCGGGAAGAAGATCAAGGAAATGCCCTTCGACGAAAAAGAGCTGGTCAAGATGGAGGCCATCATCAATTCCATGACTCGCCAGGAACGGCTCAATCCCCGCATCATAAACGCCAGCCGCAAGAGACGCATTGCCCGGGGTTCGGGGACCACGGTGCAGGATGTGAATCGGCTCCTCAAGAGTTACGAGGAGATGCGCAAGCTTCTGCGCAAGGCCCGGGGGCCCCGGGGGCTTGAGCGTCTAGCTCAACGGCTTTTGCGCGCATTTTAA
- the rpsP gene encoding 30S ribosomal protein S16, translated as MAVRIRLMRMGRRNRPFYRVVAAEASAPRDGKFLEILGYYDPLKEPFEFKVDPEKVKKWLERGAEPTETVRALLKRTGILKQIGMPKAA; from the coding sequence GTGGCGGTAAGGATCAGGCTCATGCGCATGGGGCGGCGCAATCGTCCTTTTTACCGGGTGGTGGCGGCCGAGGCTTCGGCGCCGCGGGACGGTAAGTTTCTGGAGATCCTGGGTTATTACGATCCCCTGAAGGAACCCTTTGAGTTTAAGGTTGACCCGGAAAAGGTGAAGAAGTGGCTCGAGCGGGGGGCCGAACCCACGGAAACGGTTCGGGCCCTCCTTAAACGGACCGGTATCCTCAAGCAGATTGGCATGCCCAAGGCGGCCTAG
- the lgt gene encoding prolipoprotein diacylglyceryl transferase — protein MLPYPQINPEIVRIGPVAVRWYGLMYLLGFLAAYYLARKQLRERGHPELVKVLEDVLFWGGVGLIVGARLGHVFFYYPGYYLKRPLEILAVWHGGMSFHGGLIGAVVAGWIYARRRRLNFFWWADLLVVTAPIGLGLGRLGNFINGELYGRPTHVPWAMVFPAGGPVPRHPSQLYEALGEGLLLFLILWSVRRKDWAPGLKLALFLVLYGVIRFFLEFFREPDPGVGLFFGWMTRGQFFCLLMVLVGAVLFLVRRGAPEKGPYLSG, from the coding sequence ATGCTTCCCTATCCCCAGATCAATCCGGAGATCGTGCGCATCGGGCCGGTGGCCGTGCGCTGGTACGGCCTCATGTACCTTCTGGGTTTTCTCGCCGCCTACTATCTGGCCCGGAAGCAGCTCCGGGAGAGAGGCCATCCGGAACTGGTCAAGGTGCTGGAGGATGTGCTCTTCTGGGGGGGAGTGGGATTGATAGTGGGAGCCCGGCTGGGGCATGTCTTTTTCTACTATCCGGGTTACTACCTGAAGAGGCCCCTTGAGATCCTGGCGGTGTGGCACGGGGGGATGTCCTTTCACGGAGGGCTTATCGGGGCGGTGGTGGCGGGCTGGATCTACGCCCGCCGCAGGCGGCTCAACTTCTTCTGGTGGGCGGATCTTCTAGTGGTTACCGCGCCCATAGGGCTCGGCCTCGGCCGCCTGGGAAATTTCATAAACGGAGAACTTTACGGACGCCCCACCCATGTGCCCTGGGCCATGGTCTTTCCGGCCGGAGGCCCCGTGCCCAGACATCCCTCTCAGCTCTACGAGGCCCTGGGGGAGGGGCTTCTCCTCTTTTTGATCCTCTGGTCGGTGCGCCGGAAGGACTGGGCTCCGGGGTTGAAACTGGCCCTGTTCCTGGTCCTTTACGGGGTCATCCGCTTCTTTCTGGAGTTCTTCAGGGAGCCGGATCCCGGGGTGGGACTCTTCTTCGGTTGGATGACCCGGGGACAATTTTTCTGTCTACTGATGGTTCTGGTCGGTGCGGTCCTCTTTCTGGTGAGAAGAGGGGCCCCGGAGAAGGGTCCCTATCTTTCGGGCTAG
- a CDS encoding ribonucleotide reductase N-terminal alpha domain-containing protein has translation MRLPKTELPLKRPALVVLSYRYLLRDESGRLLETPEEMFWRVARAVAEAEALFGEDPEYWAERFYRLLASLEFLPNSPTLMNAGLPLGQLSACFVLPVEDSLEGIFETLKAAALIHKSGGGTGFSFSRLRPRGDPVRSTQGVASGPVSFMRVFDAATEAIKQGGKRRGANMGILRVDHPDIEEFIRVKSDPEELTNFNLSVAVTDAFMEAVRRDDLFPLINPRTGREVRRVKARRIFDLLVENAWRTGDPGVIFIDTINRANPTPLLGEIESTNPCVPEDTWVMTAEGPRQVKDLLHRPFWARLNGTDHLSPEGFFSTGKRPVLEIRTKEGFHLRVTENHLLLRVSRLTRYSIQTEWVPARDLRPGDRLLVNAHLEKASWPGFGSFEEGYLLGLLLGDGTFKKDKAVLSVWANGANGIRGILNEALKAIQTLPHRKDFRGWQFLAERKEYRLASAALRDLAYSLGLKPGYKKITPFMEKASSEFYRGLLRGLFDANGSVQGHQKKGVSIRLAQSDLGLLQVVQRMLLRLGIFSKIYTYRRKEGHRFLPDGKGGKALYFTRANHELVISGENLKRFEEIIGFTHQGKARCLQELLVRYQRALNRERFLVEVTEIVPAGEEEVFDCRVPGVNAFDANGFIAHNCGEQPLLPYESCNLGSINLSRFVKKGRVDYDRLRETVHLAVRFLDDVIEVNRFPLPQIARMTRITRKIGLGVMGFADLLIRLGIPYDSEEAVRLASEIMAFIERESLAESARLGEKRGSFPAFPGSMWERRGFPHLRNATTTTIAPTGTISLIAGTSSGIEPLFALAYRRRALGGVEWVEVHEEFLRVLEKEGLASERLLARVIETGNLSGIPDLPERLRRLFVTAFEISPERHLAIQAAFQRHTHNAVSKTINLPESAGKEEVARIYLKAYEMGLKGVTVYRYGSRPEQVLEVPGREACPDCGKRLDPREHCFFCAGCGYSACG, from the coding sequence ATGAGGCTTCCCAAAACGGAACTTCCGCTCAAACGCCCGGCCCTGGTGGTGCTTTCCTATCGCTACCTGCTCCGGGACGAATCCGGCCGGCTGCTGGAAACCCCGGAGGAGATGTTCTGGAGGGTGGCCCGTGCCGTGGCCGAGGCCGAAGCCCTCTTCGGGGAAGACCCCGAGTACTGGGCCGAGCGGTTTTATCGCCTCCTGGCCTCGCTGGAGTTTCTCCCCAACTCTCCCACCCTCATGAACGCCGGTCTCCCTCTGGGGCAGCTTTCGGCCTGTTTCGTGCTTCCGGTAGAGGATTCGCTGGAGGGCATCTTCGAGACCCTCAAGGCCGCGGCCCTCATCCACAAGTCCGGAGGGGGCACGGGTTTCTCCTTTTCCCGTCTGAGGCCCAGGGGGGACCCCGTACGAAGCACCCAGGGGGTGGCCAGCGGCCCGGTCTCCTTCATGCGGGTGTTCGACGCCGCCACCGAGGCCATCAAACAGGGGGGCAAGCGCCGGGGGGCCAACATGGGCATCCTTCGGGTGGACCACCCCGACATAGAGGAGTTCATCCGGGTAAAGTCCGATCCCGAAGAGCTGACCAACTTCAATCTCTCGGTGGCCGTAACCGACGCCTTCATGGAGGCTGTGAGAAGGGACGATCTCTTCCCTCTGATCAATCCCCGCACCGGAAGGGAGGTGCGCCGGGTAAAGGCCCGCAGGATCTTTGATCTCCTGGTGGAAAACGCCTGGCGCACCGGAGACCCGGGCGTCATCTTCATCGACACCATCAACCGGGCCAATCCTACCCCTCTCCTCGGCGAGATCGAAAGCACCAATCCCTGCGTCCCGGAAGACACCTGGGTAATGACCGCCGAGGGGCCCCGTCAGGTAAAGGATCTCCTGCACCGACCCTTTTGGGCCCGACTGAACGGAACCGATCACTTATCACCGGAGGGATTTTTTTCTACCGGCAAGAGACCCGTCCTGGAAATACGCACCAAAGAAGGCTTTCATTTAAGAGTTACGGAAAACCATCTCCTTTTACGGGTCTCCCGCCTCACGAGATACTCCATCCAAACCGAATGGGTACCGGCTCGGGACCTTCGTCCCGGAGATCGTCTTTTGGTAAACGCCCATCTTGAAAAGGCTTCCTGGCCGGGATTCGGAAGTTTTGAGGAGGGATACCTCTTAGGGCTACTCCTTGGAGACGGGACTTTTAAAAAGGATAAAGCGGTACTTTCCGTCTGGGCTAACGGTGCCAACGGAATACGGGGAATCTTAAACGAGGCCCTGAAAGCCATCCAGACCCTTCCACACCGAAAGGATTTCCGTGGCTGGCAATTTCTCGCGGAAAGAAAAGAATACCGACTGGCAAGCGCCGCTCTGAGGGATCTGGCCTATTCTTTGGGACTTAAGCCCGGTTACAAAAAAATTACTCCCTTTATGGAGAAAGCGTCCAGCGAGTTCTATCGAGGACTTTTGCGCGGCCTATTTGATGCTAATGGTTCCGTGCAAGGCCATCAAAAAAAGGGCGTAAGCATAAGACTAGCCCAATCCGATCTGGGATTACTTCAGGTCGTGCAACGGATGCTCCTTCGTCTGGGCATCTTTTCGAAGATTTATACTTATCGCCGAAAAGAAGGTCATCGGTTTTTGCCAGACGGCAAGGGAGGAAAGGCCCTCTATTTCACCAGGGCCAATCATGAACTGGTTATCTCCGGAGAGAACTTGAAACGCTTCGAAGAAATTATCGGTTTTACCCACCAGGGTAAGGCCCGGTGCTTGCAAGAGCTTCTGGTCCGATACCAGCGTGCCCTCAATCGGGAACGCTTCCTGGTAGAAGTAACGGAAATTGTACCCGCCGGGGAAGAAGAGGTTTTCGACTGTCGGGTGCCGGGGGTCAACGCCTTTGATGCCAACGGATTCATAGCCCACAACTGCGGGGAGCAACCCCTTCTTCCCTACGAGTCCTGCAACCTGGGCTCCATCAACCTTTCCCGTTTCGTGAAAAAGGGTCGGGTGGATTACGACCGACTCCGGGAGACCGTGCACCTGGCCGTGCGCTTCCTGGACGATGTCATCGAGGTCAACCGGTTCCCGCTGCCCCAGATCGCCCGCATGACCCGCATCACCCGGAAGATCGGTCTCGGGGTGATGGGGTTCGCCGATCTTCTAATCCGGCTCGGAATCCCTTACGACTCCGAGGAGGCCGTGCGCCTGGCCTCGGAAATCATGGCCTTCATAGAACGGGAATCTCTGGCGGAAAGCGCCCGTCTCGGAGAGAAGCGGGGAAGTTTTCCGGCCTTTCCCGGAAGTATGTGGGAAAGACGGGGATTCCCTCACCTGCGCAACGCCACCACCACCACCATCGCCCCCACCGGCACCATTTCCCTCATCGCCGGAACCTCCTCGGGGATCGAACCCCTCTTCGCCCTGGCCTATCGGCGTCGGGCCCTGGGCGGGGTGGAGTGGGTGGAAGTCCACGAGGAATTCCTGCGCGTGCTCGAAAAAGAAGGGCTCGCCTCTGAAAGGCTCCTCGCGCGGGTGATCGAAACCGGGAACCTTTCCGGAATCCCGGATCTGCCCGAAAGACTGCGTCGACTCTTCGTTACGGCCTTCGAGATATCTCCGGAAAGACACTTGGCCATCCAGGCCGCCTTTCAGCGCCACACGCACAACGCCGTCTCCAAGACCATCAACCTCCCGGAATCCGCGGGAAAGGAGGAGGTGGCCCGGATTTATCTCAAGGCCTACGAGATGGGCCTCAAGGGGGTGACGGTTTACCGTTACGGCTCCCGTCCGGAGCAGGTTCTGGAGGTCCCCGGTCGGGAGGCCTGCCCGGATTGCGGGAAACGACTGGATCCCCGGGAACACTGTTTCTTCTGTGCCGGGTGCGGCTACTCGGCCTGCGGTTGA
- a CDS encoding sigma-70 family RNA polymerase sigma factor, translating into MSAKKELEKKLLEMGKEGAITYEALNEILPENYDDPEKIEEIFDFLSRNNIEILDEKQIYEKEEWVEKEAQKKIQELSTLSESELEPSEETETTESEEVTSLYLKEMGKYPLLTPEREAELSKIIREGFYAIVEAFENYPEDLPEILAMKAEIALWRKRDPGLKPKKSLLNFLVKKAEEIARAYPEKNEIQELRRLVQEKAAEIEKAKDEMVKANLRLVVSIAKRYIGQGLPLADLIQEGNLGLMRAVFRFDYRKGNKFSTYASWWIRQAITRAILDKTRTIRLPVHFLELRSQFFKAFYELVKELGREPTPAELSERTGLPREKILAIFEASREPVSLELPIGDEDSTLGDFIENKDSPSPYEEVKDKDLSEKIRSLLSTLSPREEKIIRLRFGIGEEGEYTLEEIGKRFGVSRERIRQIEKKALARLRQMSEKENIKYRER; encoded by the coding sequence ATGAGCGCCAAAAAGGAACTCGAGAAGAAGCTTCTTGAGATGGGGAAGGAGGGGGCCATCACCTACGAGGCCCTCAACGAGATCCTTCCGGAGAATTACGACGATCCGGAAAAGATAGAAGAAATTTTCGACTTTCTTTCCAGAAACAACATAGAGATCCTGGACGAGAAGCAGATCTACGAGAAGGAGGAGTGGGTAGAAAAGGAGGCCCAGAAGAAGATTCAGGAGCTTTCCACCCTTTCGGAGAGCGAACTCGAGCCCTCGGAGGAGACCGAGACCACGGAGTCCGAGGAGGTTACCAGTCTCTACCTCAAGGAGATGGGTAAGTACCCCCTCCTTACCCCGGAGCGGGAGGCGGAGCTTTCCAAGATCATTCGGGAGGGTTTTTACGCCATCGTGGAGGCCTTCGAGAACTATCCGGAGGATCTTCCGGAGATCCTGGCCATGAAGGCGGAGATCGCCCTCTGGCGCAAGCGGGATCCCGGTCTCAAGCCCAAGAAGAGTCTTCTCAACTTCCTGGTGAAGAAGGCCGAAGAGATCGCCCGGGCGTATCCCGAAAAAAACGAGATTCAGGAGCTCCGCAGGCTGGTGCAGGAGAAGGCCGCGGAGATCGAGAAAGCCAAGGACGAGATGGTCAAGGCCAACCTGCGCCTGGTGGTCTCCATCGCCAAGCGCTACATCGGACAGGGCCTGCCGCTCGCCGACCTCATCCAGGAGGGCAACCTGGGGCTGATGCGGGCGGTCTTTCGGTTCGACTACCGCAAGGGCAACAAGTTCAGCACCTACGCCTCCTGGTGGATCCGTCAGGCCATCACCCGGGCCATTCTGGACAAGACGCGGACCATCCGGCTGCCGGTGCACTTTCTGGAGCTGCGCAGTCAGTTCTTCAAGGCCTTTTACGAGCTGGTCAAGGAGCTCGGCCGGGAGCCCACCCCGGCGGAGCTTTCCGAGCGCACCGGTCTTCCCCGGGAGAAGATCCTGGCCATCTTCGAGGCCTCCCGGGAGCCGGTCTCCTTGGAGCTTCCCATCGGCGACGAGGACAGCACCCTGGGGGACTTCATCGAAAACAAGGATAGCCCCTCCCCCTACGAGGAGGTCAAGGACAAGGACCTTTCCGAAAAGATCCGGAGCCTGCTTTCCACCCTCTCCCCGCGGGAGGAAAAGATCATTCGGTTGCGCTTCGGTATAGGGGAGGAGGGGGAGTACACCCTGGAAGAGATCGGCAAGCGCTTCGGGGTCTCGCGGGAGCGGATCCGGCAGATCGAAAAGAAGGCCCTGGCCCGGCTGCGCCAGATGAGCGAAAAGGAAAACATCAAGTATCGTGAGAGGTAA
- a CDS encoding biotin--[acetyl-CoA-carboxylase] ligase, translating into MPNTEAMKIPEVRYYRELSSTMDEARRLAGDGFTGAVVADRQTRGRGRRGRSWLSPEGGLYLTLVVRPSLPGEVLPVLSLGAAAAVAEILREEYGIPVTVKWPNDILFAGRKLGGILLEASFRGNRPEYVLVGLGLNLNLPVSAHQPQAVALREILGRTVPREELLSVLLPRLETYLYLPPERMVSLWKTFAETLGKRVRVILPEGEVVGVAREVSERGGLIVETAEGRQEILWGDCVHLRPAQPQAE; encoded by the coding sequence TTGCCGAACACCGAGGCCATGAAGATCCCCGAAGTCAGGTACTATCGCGAGCTTTCGAGCACCATGGACGAGGCCCGGCGTCTGGCCGGGGATGGTTTTACCGGAGCGGTGGTGGCGGACCGGCAGACCCGCGGCCGAGGACGCCGGGGACGAAGCTGGCTCTCTCCCGAGGGCGGACTTTACCTCACGCTGGTGGTGCGTCCCTCCCTTCCAGGAGAGGTCCTCCCGGTGCTTTCCCTGGGCGCGGCCGCGGCGGTGGCCGAAATCCTGAGGGAAGAATACGGGATTCCGGTCACCGTCAAGTGGCCCAACGACATCCTCTTTGCCGGGCGCAAACTGGGGGGGATCCTCCTTGAGGCCTCCTTCCGGGGCAACCGGCCGGAATATGTCCTGGTGGGCCTGGGGCTCAACCTGAACCTCCCCGTCTCCGCGCACCAACCGCAGGCGGTGGCCCTCCGCGAGATCCTTGGACGAACCGTACCCCGGGAGGAACTGCTATCGGTTCTCCTTCCCCGCCTCGAGACCTACCTTTACCTGCCCCCGGAAAGGATGGTTTCCCTGTGGAAGACCTTCGCCGAGACCCTGGGGAAGCGGGTGCGGGTGATCCTTCCGGAGGGGGAGGTGGTGGGGGTGGCCCGGGAGGTGAGCGAGCGGGGGGGTTTGATTGTGGAGACCGCGGAGGGGAGACAGGAGATACTCTGGGGAGATTGCGTGCACCTGCGGCCGGCTCAACCGCAGGCCGAGTAG
- a CDS encoding bacterio-opsin activator yields MPLIIVGAEEVRERDVDARALRVFLKALEILGGPRKLIEMRNLTWVTSLMEAAYAVVLAEEGFKTEDDIAAFLGLTRQTVRNILRADPELVMMKLEGELREKTPKAHTAGGLAKLAYREIKEGRDALLFFSSVIEEGARILGVGWPAEVLARIKGLRFPASGTEVAERLRGLQVRGRDLGEIASARDSYAHPRELLHHLAEAIRD; encoded by the coding sequence ATGCCGCTGATCATCGTGGGAGCGGAGGAGGTAAGGGAACGGGATGTGGACGCCCGGGCGCTGAGGGTATTTCTCAAGGCCCTGGAGATACTGGGAGGTCCGCGGAAGCTCATCGAGATGCGCAACCTCACCTGGGTGACCAGCCTCATGGAGGCCGCTTACGCCGTCGTGCTCGCGGAGGAGGGCTTCAAGACCGAAGACGACATTGCGGCTTTCCTGGGGCTCACCCGCCAGACGGTGCGCAACATCCTCCGGGCCGACCCGGAGCTCGTCATGATGAAACTGGAGGGGGAACTGCGGGAAAAGACCCCCAAGGCCCATACGGCCGGGGGGTTGGCCAAGCTGGCCTATCGTGAGATCAAGGAGGGGCGGGACGCCCTGCTCTTTTTTTCCAGCGTGATCGAGGAGGGAGCGCGCATCCTGGGCGTGGGCTGGCCGGCGGAGGTGCTGGCCCGCATAAAGGGGCTTCGTTTTCCCGCCTCCGGAACCGAGGTGGCCGAGAGACTGCGCGGCCTCCAGGTGAGGGGCAGGGACCTCGGTGAGATCGCCTCGGCCCGGGACAGCTACGCCCATCCCCGGGAACTGCTCCACCACCTGGCCGAGGCGATCAGGGATTGA
- a CDS encoding prephenate dehydrogenase/arogenate dehydrogenase family protein, which translates to MKPSRIGIIGGLGRMGAWFGRVFSEAGYPVLVSDLSTELSNQDLARLCEVIIVSVPMRVFPEVIREIGPLLPETAGLIDLCSLKAREVALMLEHSRCEVVGAHPLFGPYEKGLSGQTVALCPARGRRWYGWFRDFLEDRGARTVTVSPEEHDRIMSLVQVLNHFWLMVLGEVLAGSGLDLERVAALSTPSFRKQLEIFSRLAPQDPELYTAIQFDNPRGEEIRELFWRHARKLSELISRGDRESYLREFRRMKDLARKIGTLLRGPSSHQKEDRTDQNHQ; encoded by the coding sequence ATGAAACCCTCCCGGATCGGCATCATCGGTGGCCTTGGCAGGATGGGGGCCTGGTTCGGTCGGGTCTTTTCCGAGGCCGGCTACCCCGTGCTCGTCTCGGACCTTTCCACCGAACTCTCCAATCAGGACCTCGCCCGGCTCTGCGAGGTGATCATCGTCTCGGTGCCCATGCGAGTCTTCCCGGAGGTGATCCGGGAAATCGGCCCCCTTCTTCCGGAGACGGCGGGCCTCATCGACCTCTGTTCCTTAAAGGCCCGGGAGGTGGCCCTCATGCTGGAGCACTCCCGGTGCGAGGTGGTGGGGGCCCATCCCCTTTTCGGACCCTACGAAAAGGGACTTTCCGGACAGACCGTGGCCCTGTGTCCGGCCCGGGGGCGGAGGTGGTACGGATGGTTCAGGGACTTCCTGGAAGACCGCGGTGCCCGCACCGTCACGGTGTCCCCGGAGGAACACGATCGGATTATGAGTCTGGTCCAGGTGCTCAATCACTTCTGGCTCATGGTCCTGGGGGAGGTGCTGGCCGGAAGCGGTCTCGACCTGGAAAGGGTGGCGGCGCTCTCCACCCCCAGTTTCCGGAAACAACTGGAGATCTTCTCCCGCCTGGCCCCTCAGGATCCCGAGCTTTACACCGCCATCCAGTTCGACAATCCCCGGGGAGAGGAAATACGGGAACTCTTCTGGCGCCACGCCCGCAAGCTCTCCGAGCTCATCTCCCGGGGAGACCGGGAAAGTTACCTCCGGGAATTTCGGCGCATGAAAGACCTAGCCCGAAAGATAGGGACCCTTCTCCGGGGCCCCTCTTCTCACCAGAAAGAGGACCGCACCGACCAGAACCATCAGTAG